The DNA segment TTGTATCAATATGCTTAGGCAAAGGCAGCTGCACTAAGATTCCGTCAATATTAGGGTTAGCGTTTAGCATTGTAATGGTTTGCAATAAAGAATCTTGTGCAATGTTTTCGGGCATTTCGTGTGTAATAGAATAGATTCCTGTGCGCTTACACGCTTTAGCTTTCATATTCACATAGCTTTGTGAAGCAGGGTCATTCCCCACCAAAATAACAGCTAAACCGGGAGTAATTCCCTTTTGGCTTAAAACACCCACTTCGGATTTAATTTCTGTTTCAATTTGTTGCGCAAGAGCTTTTCCATCTAAAATTTGCATTCATAATCGCCTTTAAAAAATAATTTTGTTATTATAATCAAAAAAAATTTCTAAAAGTTTAAGGCAACATTCGTGCAAAAAGTATTTAAAACTTTTTTGATTATCCTTAGCAGCTTTGGATTCCTTGCAAATGCGGAAGAAAGTTTTATTACGACTTTGGAATATGGCAAAATGCTTTATACCAACCCACGCGGAATCGGTTGCGTAGAATGTCATGGACGCTTTGGCGAGGGGCAACAAATCGCAAACTATATCCATAAACGCAAAGGCAAAACCCTGCAAGGTCCGCGTATCAACAATCTAAGCTTCAGAGAATTTGAAAACGCACTGCAAAAAACTAAAAAGGTAATGCCCAAATATTATTTAACCTCCAACGAAATTGAAGCAATCTACAAATACTTAGAATCCATTGAAAAACCGCAAGAATATTAACTTTTATAGCAAGATTCCGCTACTACATTCTTTGGAGTCGTTTTTATCCTTTGAAAAATCTTAAGGAATCGTGATTTTTGTCCTTGCAAAGCCTCATTAGACGACGAAGCAACATAACTTTGCATTATTTTCAGTTTGCCATTCCGTCATTGCAAAACTTGATTTATCAAGTCGTGGCAATCCATAATCTTGTATAAAATAGTAGGAATTATAAAAGAATAAAAAGACTTAGTAGATAAAACCTTCCTTAAGATACTTGCGGCACTTAAATGCTTAAAAGGCTCTGCTGTGTTCCCACCCTGAAGCATTATTCCAAGCACTTATCGCACAAGTCTCAAGAAAGGCGAATGGGATTATATTAGGTTTTTGCCAAAATTCAACTTAAGACTTGATTTTATATCCAACAATGCAAATAGAATCTTACCTTTAGGATTCTGCTTTCAAACGCATACTTTAAAAAATTCTTTATACCATTGGATAAAATTCTTGATTCCCTCTTGTATGCTTGTGTTGGGTTTATAATCTAAATCCTTTACTAAATCCTCTACATTTGCGTAAGTTGCCGGCACATCACCGGGCTGGAGTGGAAGCATATTTTTCTTTGCTACGACTCCAAGTTCTTTTTCAATGGCTTCAATGAAATCCATTAGTTTTATTGGATTATTGTTGCCGATATTATAAATTTTATAAGGAGCTTTGGAGCTGTGTGGGTCTGAATTAAGTCCGTTCCAAGTAGGATTTGGGGTTGCATTGTGGTCAAGCACGCGCACGACACCTTCTACAATATCATCAATATAAGTAAAATCTCGTAGCATTTGCCCGTGGTTAAAAACATCTATGGGTTTGCCCTCCAAAATCGCCTTTGTAAATAAAAACAAAGCCATATCTGGTCGTCCCCAAGGACCATAAACTGTGAAGAATCGCAAGCCTGTTGTTGGCAAACCAAAGAGATAAGAATAAGTATGCGCCATTAGTTCATTGCTTTTTTTACTTGCTGCATAAAGGCTAATAGGGTGATCCACATTATCGCTTGTAGAAAAGGGCATTTTTTCATTTAATCCATACACGGACGAGCTAGACGCATAAGCTAAATGAGCAATTCCAAACTGCCTGCAAGCTTCCAAAATATTCACGAATCCCACAATATTACTTTGTATATACGCATAAGGATTTACAAGAGAGTAACGCACTCCCGCCTGTGCTGCGAGATTACAAACTTTGTCAAATTTCTCATTCTTAAAGAGATTCATAAGATTCTCTCTGTCCTCTAATTCCAAACAAATAAAACGATAATTGGGGTATTTGCTGCTTTGCAAGAGTTGATTTTCTACGATAGAATCCTGTGCGATTCCAGCTTCTGCTAATCTGCCATATTTGATTCGCACATCATAATAATCGTTGATACAATCTAGCCCGACAACCTCATCTCCACGTTGAATAAGAGTCTTTGCTACAAAAGAACCGATAAACCCGGCTGTGCCTGTTACTAAAACTTTCATCGCATTACTTTATAAGCTTAAAATAATGTTTTAAAAACACTTGATTTGCAGTGCCTTTAAACTCGCATCTTCCTAACTCTTGTAGGCTTAATTCTATTGCATTGACAACCCAAGAAATCTCGCTAATATCAATCAACCCCATATGATTAATCCGAAAAATCTTGCCTTTTAAATTATCCTGCCCTCCTGCAATATTCACATTAAATTTATTTTTTAGAATCTTGCGCAATGTGTCGCTTTCTTCATCATAGACACAAGTTATAGAGAGTGCGGGTTTTGTTGGATAGATTTTTAATCCAATGCTTTGCATTGCCTCATTGCACGCAAGAGAGCGCGCTTTAGTTTGTTGATAAATTTTGTCCCAGCCTATTTCCTTTGCTTTTTGTAAAAAAGCGCAAAGTCCAATGATAATTGTTGTCGGTGCAGTCCAAGCTGTCGTATTTTTCACCTGATTTTTAAGCTCTGTTTTGAGATTAAAATAAAACCCCACATTGCGCTCTTCTATCTTTTCTATGGCGCATTGGCTTAATCCAATAATACTAAGACCCGGCGGAAGCATAAAGGCTTTTTGAGAGCCACCAATTAGTGCATCTACACAACTTACATCTAATTTTTCTACACCCATTGCAGTAATACTATCTACAATGACCATAATCTTTGGATTGTGATTTTTCACCGCTTTAGCAATCTCTTCATAAGAATGGCGCAACCCCCCTGCACTCTCGCACGCTTGAATACAAAAAGCGTCAATCTCTGGATTTTGTTTCAAGACTTCCAAAACAGACTCCACACTAGCAGGCGTATCCCATTCGTTTTTAATCTCTACATTTGGGATTCCAAAGGCTTTCGCAATCTTGCCAAATCTTTCCCCAAACTTGCCGCTATTAATGCTTAAGAGTTTCTTTTGACACAAGGAAGTAACGCAAGCCTCCATTGCTCCACTTCCAGAGCTTGCAAGCAAGAGAACTTCCGGCATTTGAATCACTTCTTTTAAAAGCATACGCGTAGTTGCAAAAATCTCTTCAAATTCTGGGGTGCGATGGTGGATTGTAGGCTCACTCATCGCAACGCGCACAAACTCTGGCACAGGAGTAGGACCGGGGGTAAAAAGTAACATTCTTTTATCCTTTTTAAAAAATTGCGCAATTATAACGAAAATTTTATTATATCCATCTTTGTTAGATTGCGTTTTCTAAGTCATTGCGTCCTTTACAAAGTCTCTTTAGGAGCAGTAGCAATCCATAGCTTTGCATTATTTTAAGTTTGCCATTACGTCATTGCGAGAATCGTTCGCGATTCTTGGCAATCTATAATTTTTTACTCACCTTTGATAATTCACTTTTTACTTTGATTAAGGATAAACTAACGAATCGCTAGGTACGCTCCTAAGCTATCTTGTGTCCAAGTAGCCTGCTCTTTTTGGAACTTCTGATAACTTTCTAATACCTTTTTAAAGTCTGCATTTTTGGCACTTTCCTCCTCTAGCACCACCGCAAGCGTCTTTTTGAATCCCTCAATCACTTCAGGAGGAAATGTGCGCACTTTTGCGCCCTCTTTTTTGAGAGTTTCTAAAGCTTTGGCATTATAAAAACTCCCCATTGCGGTCATTTGCATATGTGCTTCACGACTTGCAACCTCCAAAATTGCTTGAACCTCTTTAGAATAACTCTCCCATTTCTGCTTATTAAAAACAAATTCCGTAATAGAACCTGCTTCCTGCCAAGGTGTGTAATAATAAGGAGCAACTTTATGAATATCTAACTTTTGGTCAAAGGCAGGAGAAACCCATTCTGCTGCATCTAAAACACCTCTTTCTAAGTTTGGCACGATTTCGCCACCGGGCGTGCTTTTCGTTGCTGCACCAAGCTTGGATAGCACTTGCCCTGCCACGCCTACCATACGAATCCTTAACCCCTCAAAGTCTTTCAAACTATTCATTTCTTTTTTATACCAACCCGACATTTGAATGCTCGTCGCCCCTCCAAGCATTGGATAAAGATTATACTTTGCTGCAATCTCACGCCATAGCTCCATTCCCTCGCCATAGAGATACCAAGCATTTTGCTCACTATCAATCATACCAAAAGGAATCCCAGAAAAAAGATTAAACGCTGTATTTTTCCCCTCCCAATAATAAGGAGCAGAATGGAATGCGTCAATCTGTCCGCTACTTGCCGCATCAAACACTCCAAGCGCAGGCACAAGCTTGCCCGCAGGAAAAATCTCAATCACAATGCTGCCACCACTTAATTCATTAACAACCTTTGCATAATGTTTCACCGTATCTGAAAGAATCGGCATTGTAATAGACCAAGTCATTGCTAAACGAATCTTTGTCGTTGCTTTTTTAGTCGGCTTTGCATTTTCCTCTGCATTTGCAGTTGCATTCTCGCTATTGCAGCCAACCAACGCTGCTGCTCCCAATGCAGAAGCGAATCCTAAACTTGTATTTTTCAAAAACTCTCGTCGTTTCATTCTTTTTATCCTTTAAAAAATAAATTGCAAAATTGTAGCCCATTTTTCAT comes from the Helicobacter ganmani genome and includes:
- a CDS encoding c-type cytochrome codes for the protein MQKVFKTFLIILSSFGFLANAEESFITTLEYGKMLYTNPRGIGCVECHGRFGEGQQIANYIHKRKGKTLQGPRINNLSFREFENALQKTKKVMPKYYLTSNEIEAIYKYLESIEKPQEY
- a CDS encoding NAD-dependent epimerase, with amino-acid sequence MKVLVTGTAGFIGSFVAKTLIQRGDEVVGLDCINDYYDVRIKYGRLAEAGIAQDSIVENQLLQSSKYPNYRFICLELEDRENLMNLFKNEKFDKVCNLAAQAGVRYSLVNPYAYIQSNIVGFVNILEACRQFGIAHLAYASSSSVYGLNEKMPFSTSDNVDHPISLYAASKKSNELMAHTYSYLFGLPTTGLRFFTVYGPWGRPDMALFLFTKAILEGKPIDVFNHGQMLRDFTYIDDIVEGVVRVLDHNATPNPTWNGLNSDPHSSKAPYKIYNIGNNNPIKLMDFIEAIEKELGVVAKKNMLPLQPGDVPATYANVEDLVKDLDYKPNTSIQEGIKNFIQWYKEFFKVCV
- a CDS encoding pyridoxal-phosphate-dependent aminotransferase family protein, encoding MLLFTPGPTPVPEFVRVAMSEPTIHHRTPEFEEIFATTRMLLKEVIQMPEVLLLASSGSGAMEACVTSLCQKKLLSINSGKFGERFGKIAKAFGIPNVEIKNEWDTPASVESVLEVLKQNPEIDAFCIQACESAGGLRHSYEEIAKAVKNHNPKIMVIVDSITAMGVEKLDVSCVDALIGGSQKAFMLPPGLSIIGLSQCAIEKIEERNVGFYFNLKTELKNQVKNTTAWTAPTTIIIGLCAFLQKAKEIGWDKIYQQTKARSLACNEAMQSIGLKIYPTKPALSITCVYDEESDTLRKILKNKFNVNIAGGQDNLKGKIFRINHMGLIDISEISWVVNAIELSLQELGRCEFKGTANQVFLKHYFKLIK
- a CDS encoding TRAP transporter substrate-binding protein — its product is MKRREFLKNTSLGFASALGAAALVGCNSENATANAEENAKPTKKATTKIRLAMTWSITMPILSDTVKHYAKVVNELSGGSIVIEIFPAGKLVPALGVFDAASSGQIDAFHSAPYYWEGKNTAFNLFSGIPFGMIDSEQNAWYLYGEGMELWREIAAKYNLYPMLGGATSIQMSGWYKKEMNSLKDFEGLRIRMVGVAGQVLSKLGAATKSTPGGEIVPNLERGVLDAAEWVSPAFDQKLDIHKVAPYYYTPWQEAGSITEFVFNKQKWESYSKEVQAILEVASREAHMQMTAMGSFYNAKALETLKKEGAKVRTFPPEVIEGFKKTLAVVLEEESAKNADFKKVLESYQKFQKEQATWTQDSLGAYLAIR